AAACGCCTTGAAGGAAATGCGGCGGACGTTCCGCCAGATGGCGGAACTCGACGTCCCGATGTTCAGCTCGGCCCCGCTGTACGTCTTCCTGGGCCTTCTTCCCTTCTGCGCCCGCAGTCCCATCCTCGACGCCATGAAGAATTATAAAGTCAAAAAGTGGTGCCACTGACCGCGGGGGCTGGGAGCCCCCGGGCAATTTGAACGTCTTATTTCTTCCCCAAAGCCACGCCGACGATAAGAGCCCCGAGCGCCGCCGCGCCGAGGAAAGGCCATGGATTGCGGTGCACTTTTTTGTCGAGATTCCGTGCGGTTTCGACGAGGCGTTCTTCTTCGGCCTGCAGCGTCTTGGCAAAACGCTTGCGCGCCTCCCCCATCATTTCCTTGCCGTTCGTCGTCTGGTCTTTCAGGAGCTGCTTGATGTGCGAGTATTTGCCTTCCACGATGCCGTAAAGCTCTTCGCTTTTTTCCTTGGCCGCTTCGTTGAGAAGTTCGAGCGCTTCCTGGATCTTATCATTGCGTGACTGCGTCTTCATGATTGCCTCCTTAGTTTGAGGCCCGGAGCTCCGGGCCGCTGTCATTCTTGTTCGGACTTGTTGACGAATCCTTCGGAAAATTCCTTTCCGGCGCTTCCGGCCTTGGCCGCGCCGAGGGCTTGCCCGTGTTCGGGGACGCGCGCGGCGCGGCCGCTCACCACGAGATCGATGAACAGCGGAAAATGATCGGACGCCACCTTGTCGAGCTCCGTAGAAGGCACGACAATACGCGTCACCTTGATGTCCGGGCTGATGAACATGTGGTCGATGCGCGTGAACGAATACGAGCGCAGCCAGGTGCCGTAGGGCCGGTGGAATTCGAGCAGCATCTGGGCGTCCTGCAGCCGGGTCGTGATGCGCTTGTAGACCTGCGAGGCCGGGCTGGAATTGAAATCCCCGCACAGGATCACCGGCGGCTTGCAAAGCGGGCTTCCGAGCCATTCGGGCCCGAGCAAGGCCTCGGTTTGAAGCAGCCTTTCCTGCGGCCATAAACTCAGGTGCGTGGTGATGATCTGGACTTGAGTGCCGCCGCCCAGGTCGAGCTCGACCCACAGCGCGCCCCGGGGTTCGAATTCTTTCCGTTTGTAGAGCTGCGGCAGCCCGCCGACCTTCACCTGCCGCATGGGATAATGGCTGAGGATGCCGTTGCCGTAATGTCCGTTCAGGCAAAACGACGGATAAAATTGGAAAGTCATGCGCAGCCGTTCCGCGATGGCTTCGGCCTGGTGGATTTCCTGCGAGCGCTTGCAGCCCGCATCGAGCTCCTGCAGCGCGATCGCGTCCGGCGAATAGCGCGCGATGACCCGGGCAATCCGGTCCGTCGAGCGCTTGCCGTCCATGCCCAGGCATCCGTGCACGTTGTAGCAGGCAACCCGCAGCGTTTTCGGGACCACGTCCGCCTGCCGCGTTTCGCGGCTGACCACGGATTCCGAACGGCCGAGCACGCGCAGGGCCGCTTCCCTGAGAATCGAAGGCCGGAGATATTCCCGGCTCCGCTCCGGCAGCGGCGTGTCCTGAGGAAGAAGCGCAAAACCATGCGTTTCTTCCGCCCCGATTCCCGCGTGCGAGCCGTTTTCAATCGGAAACGTGATGGGCTTGCGGTTGGCCAGCCAGCCGGAAAGGATCAGGTCCCCCGAGTAAGGATGATGGCAAAGCTCCGCGAGGTCATGCGCGGCTTCTTCCAGGAACGGATGGTCATGGCCCAGCACGTCGGAAGCGTCGCGCGGAAGGTTGTAGGTCCCGGACGCCGTAATGGCCAGCGCGTTCCGCCCTTCGTCCGGAATCAGGACGAGCGGCACCTCGGCCTTGACGAGGATGTCGTGCGCGAGCTTGATCCTTTCGTCGTGCCCGAGCGGAATTTTGGAATAAACGTGGCAAAGCGGTCCCATGCCCGCCGCGATGACGTCCGGGGTCTGCGTTTCAGTTTCCGCCGTATGGCTGGCCGGCGCCGGCGCGGGAGCGGGACTATTCCGGGGCGCATCCCTCTCGCCGCGGGACGGACGGGCCGGGTAATACCGCCCCGCATAACAGCAGGAAGGGCCGTGCCCCATGCGCGCGCGCGCGGGATTCTGCGCCGCCGCCTTGCTGAAGATGCCGTCCAGCACGTCCTGGATGTTTTCGTGGTGAAGCTTATGATACGGGGCCGTGTCCTCCTGCCCGTGATCCGAATAAATCCAGATGTCGTATTCGCGCCGGTCCGCGAGGCGGGCTTCCCGCCAAAGCTGGGCCACGGCCGCGTCGATGCCTCGCAGGCACCAGTGCGCGAAAGCCGACGAAGGACCGCGCCGGTGCGACTGTTCGTCATATCCGAAAAAATTGACATGGATGACCGGCAGACCGCGCGCGATGTCGATGCGCGCGCCGAGCACGATGAGTTCGCGCAGCAGCACACAGATGAAAACGCGGGTCAGGATGAATTGCGCTTCGTAGAAAAAATACTGGCCTTTCAGCATGCCGCGGATGCAGTCGACGATGCTGAGCCCCAGCTCGATGACGAGCAGGAACAGTGTCTTGATCAGGATGTCCAGATGGAAAATGAAAAGGGCCGTCCAGCTCATGGGATTGAGCAGCTTGAAAAAACCCTGCCAGCCGAACGTCGCGCAGCAGAAGTGGGACTCTTTCGCGCCGCCGGAAAAAATGTTGGAGTACGAGCTTCCCTCTTCCAGGAGGCCGCGGTTTTCGCGGGCCATCTGTTTCTCGATTTCCGAAGCCGATTTGGCATCGTACATCGTGAACATCTGGCTCGTCTTGCGGTCGTAAAAGTGAAAGGCGGGCACGCAGGATTTCACGCCGTAAAAAAGCTCGCCCTGCACCCCGGGCGTCGCGGACGGAAGACCGGAATAGTGGGAATATTCCTCGTAATTTTCTTTCTCGATAAGCTTTTCGAGGAACGGCATGTGGCCTTCCCTCACGGCGCGGCGCATCTGCGGGTGCGACAGGCCGTCGATCTGGATCATAATCAGGCCGCGCGACGAGGAAGTTCCTTCGGATTTCGAGAGCGGCATGAGGCGCAGCTCCCAGTAGGAACGGGTAAAACGCCGGCGCAGGCGCCTCATGGAAACGGCAAGACGCGCGATCATGAAACCCCGCTTTTTTTCTGGCTTGCGTGATCAATTTCCATGGCCACCTTCCGTGTGATGTGAAGCACGCTTTATCATAGAAGAGGCACGCCGTAACGGCCCATCGGGGAAAAGATTCTTTTTCTTAAGAAAATGACTGACGGCAGGACACCGCGTCAATTCGAGGAGACGGAGGCGGGAGCCTTGTCTTTTTGCGCGCCTTCGATTTTGATCTGGAAGAAGGACATGCAATGTTCGCAGAAGAAAAAATGGACGCCCGCGTGGGTGCGGCTGGATCTCCCCATTTCCTTGCGGCGGTCACGCGGTTTTTCCGCGCGGTGCACTTCTTCATTGCCGCAGCCGTTGGGGCACGGCGGCGACTGCTCTTTCACGACACGTCCCTCGCCCGAAGGCATGGGATAATCGCGCGGTTCCGACCAGTATAATTCCGTTTTTTCTTGGATCATAACGACCGCCTTATCAGTTCAAAATCATGAAATCGGAAGGCGCGTCCTCTTTGCGCGGGCCCGCGCCGTATTCGTTTTTCAGGCACGTGCACGTCCGGCCTTCGGCGCATCCGGAACAACAGTAATAATCGTCGGGGCCCGGGCCCTCATCGGCCCATTTTTCTTTCAACTTGCCGCACTGCTTGCATTCGCTGCTGGTTCTGCTCATGGTTTCCCGTCTCCAGTTGTATCGTAGCCGGAACCCGGAGCGCGACAAATCGGGCGATCGCCCGATACGCCTTCAGGGATTCCCTGCATCCGGACGCGTCCCTTTCTCGAAAAGAAACGGCGGAAACCCCAGGCTGACTTCGGTTCCGTCCCGGGCGAGTTCGTAGCTTCCGCCGAGAAGCTCCATGCGTTTCTGAATTCCGGCCAGCGACGGGTCCTCGCGCAAATCCCCGCGGGCTTCGGCACGGATCGTGAGCCGCAGCCCGCGGTCCATCTTCAGCCGCATTTGAACGCTTCCGGCGCTCGCGCCGCGGGAAGCCTTGCCCGCCAGAAACTCCTGGATCCCGCGCACGATGAACGCGCCGATGTCTTCGGGAACCGCGCGGTCTTTCCCTTCGAAGCGCAGCCCGACTTTCACGCGGTATTGCTCGCCCGCCCAGTCCGCAAGCCACTCGAGCGCCGGCCTGAGGCCGCTTTCGAATCCGAGCGGCGGGCTCAATTCCACCGACAGGCGCCGCGACTGCTGGAGCGCGTCGTCCACGATCTTGGCTATTTTTTTCAAGCCCTCGTCCTTGCGTTTCGCGGATTGCGTTTCCAGCATGATCTTGGCGGCGACGAGGTTCTGCTGGAGCGTGTCGTGAAGGTAGCGGGAAACGCGGTAACGCTCCTCGCGTTCCAGTCCGAGAAATTCACGGCTGACCTTATTTTCCTTGGGGACCGCCTTCATGCGCGCTGCAGGCCGGATGAAACCAGCCTTTTCCTTCCTTTCCTGACCCGGCGGCCGCGGGCCGCGGGCGGAACCGACGACAAGAGCCGTCTCATTTCGCTGCGGAGCTTGGCCAGGTCGAAGGGTTTTCCGAAAAGGGCGAAACGACCTTCCTGAGTGCCGTGCCGGGGCGGCAGCCCCTGCGCCAGGGCGCTCAAAAAAATCACGGGCACGGAAGAATCGAAACCGGAACGCAGGAGCTTTTCGTAATAGTCGGTGCCCAAACCGTCAGGCAGGACAATGTCCAGGATGATCAAATCCGGCCGCGACCGATGCGCCCGCCGCTGAAATTCGTGGCCGCTTTTTGCCGTGTCGACGCGGTATCCCTGCCCGGCAAAATGCTGCTTCAAAAATCTCAGGAGCGAGGATTCGTCGTCACAGATCAGGATTTTTTCCGCACGTTTTTCTTGGGGAAGAGGGCGGCGGGTCGGCATGGACCGCTATTCCAGCGATAAGTGATAAGTGGCGGAAAGGGCGTCCCACAAACTCGTTCCGGCCGCGGCGGGCTCGCGCACGAGCCGCAGCTGGCGGCTCCTGCCCAGGGCTTCAGCGGCTTCTCCATACGAAAATTTTCCACTCCCGGGACAGACGAGGACTTCGTCCGCCTCGCACAGGGAAGCGCAGGAACGAAGGCTTTCTTTCCTTCCCGTGAGCAAAACGACCGGCACGCCGCCGTATTCCTGCCGCACGGCTTCCGCAAGGCCCGCGCAGAGAAAAAAAAGATCCGTGATCACGATATCGGGAAAGCCGCGGCCGTCCAGGCTGTCCTGCACTTCAAATCCTTCGGCTTTGAGAAACCGGCTTACCGATTCAAAAAAGCGGCCCGGCCCGAACAGGACAAGGGCTCGCGGCAAATTGTTCTCCGTCATTTCCATGGCATTCCCCCATTGTGATAAAACAACCTCGAAGGATTAGCAGAATATTATAAGTTGATGCTTTTCCGAATCGGGGAAAGGGAAATAGGGGTGTAGGGGAAAGGGAAAGATCGAGGGGATTGCGGAGGATCCTCGGCGGATGGCCGGGAAATGCAGCTCCGCCCGGAACGCCTTGTTCCGGACGGATGAAGGGCCGTAATGCGGCGGGCCTTTACTTGCTCTGCACCCAGTTCATCGCGAGGCGGATGAGTTCCATGTTGTTCTTCAAGTTCAGCTTGACCTTGATCCGGGCGCGGTAGGTCTCGATCGTCTTCATGCTGCGGTGAAGCTGTTTGGCGATGAGTGACGTGGAAGCGCCCTCGCCGATCATGCGGAAGACTTCGAGTTCGCGGTCGCTGAGCGCTTCGTAAGGCGAAGCGTCCACAGAAATGCCGCCGTACTTTTTCTCGAGGATGCGCTCCATCATGTGCTCGCTCAGGTAAACCTGGCCGCCCATGACGTGGCGGATGGCGTCCATGATTTTTTCCGTGGCTTCCTGCTTCATGATGTAACCCCGGGCACCTTCGCGCAGCGCGCGTTCGGCGTACAGGACTTCATCGTGCATGGAGAGGATGAGCGCCTTCACATCGGGAAAATTGATCTTCAGGGACTTGATGAACTCCAGGCCGCTCGAGCCGTCCAGCGAGATGTCCACGAGGATGACGTCGGGCTTTAGCTTTTCCACGGCCGCCATCGCGTCCTGGAAATTTTCGGCCTCCCCGCATACCGTCATGTCAGGCTCGTCATTGATGAGCTCGCCGATGCCCTGCCGGATAATCGGATGATCATCCAAAATGAAAATACGGCTCTGCTTCGACGTAAGCGCAGGCTTTTGTTCTTTCTGAATCAAATTGTCTTCCGCGGGAACTTTGGTTTTCTTCAGCATCGACGTAGCCATTGGCCTCCTCCTAGAGAGAGATAAAAATTCATTCCGAATGGAGTCGAAATGGGGAACTTAATCTAGCTTTTGTTTCATCCCATTGTCAACTGTTCTATTCTCTTCCGCCCTACCCCCGTAAGGGTGAGCAAAAGGTGGCTTATTGTCTCAGGAACTGGCGGTACGGGTATCGGGATTCTCCCCTTAATCCTGTCAGAGTTTCCCTGATCCCCTACAAGTTAAGTTGTTGTTTGGCCTATAGTTATAGAATTCCTTTTGGCGGCCGGGACCACGGGAACGGCGGTTTCCGGCTTGAGGTACTTTTGCTTCAGAGCTTCGGCGTCCTGAAGGCGTCCGGAATCCTGGTACAGGGAAACGAGATTTGAGACGATCTGGCCGCCGAAAGGATGGTCCTCTCCCATGGATTTGCGGGCGACGTCCAGCGCCTCCCGGAAAAGCTTTTCCGCTTCCTGCAGGCGGCCCTGCTGCTGGTATAAAAGCGCCCGGTTGTTGCGGACGCGGGCCACGTAGGGGTGATCGGCGCCCAGCGTGCGGACCCAGATTTCTTCGGCCTGCTTGTACAGGCTTTCCGCCTTTTCGAACTGGCCCTGCTTCTTATAAAGCCCTCCCATATTGTTGAGCAGGACCGCCAGCGAAGGATGGTTTTCACCGTAAGCCTCGCGGCGGATCGCGTAGGCTTCCCAGAACATCTTGAGGGATTCGTCGATCCGGTTCTGCTCTTCATAAACAATGGCGAGATTGTTGAGTACTTTGGCGACGAGCGTCTGGCTTTCGCCGCTTTCGGTCCAGATGCGCAGCGCCTCGCGGTAGCATTCCTCGGCCTTGTCTTCTTCGCCGTGGATGCGGTAAAGGCCCGCGAGATTGTTCAGAGAAATCGCGGTCTCGGGATGATCGGCGCCCAGCACCTTGAGGCGGATCTTCCACGCCTTGTGGGTCATGCGCAGCGCTTTTTTATATTCGCCCATATTTTCGTAGAGCAGCCCGAGGTTGCTGACCGCGGTCGCGTAAGAAGGATCTTCCTCCCCCGCCTTGTCTTTGCGGATGGCCATGACCTGCTTGAACATTTTTTCCGCTTCGGGATAGCGCCCTTTCAGCTGGAAAATCTTCGCGATATCTTCGAGCGTGTCGGCTTTGAGGAGAGGATCGTGGAGCTGGTGCGCGGATTTGAGGAGCGTGGAAGCGACGGAAAAAGCCTCGTCATAACGGCCTTCCTGATAAAGGGAAGCCAGCTTCATGCGGTCCAGGCTGACCTGGAGGGATTCGAAATCCTGCGAGAGAAAACTGAGATTGGGGGGCAAAGGCTTGGATTCGGCATGGACGGGGGCGCAGAACGTGAGGGCCAAAAATAAAAAAAAGATGCTTGGGCGCATCAGCGGGACCTCCTTGATTGCGGCCGCGGCCGCGTTTATTTTGAGGCACCGGGAAGGGTACTTTTTGCCAAGGCCCGCGGCCCGCCCCCTTCACCCGATGGTCTTAAAGCTTCCGGCCCGAAGGCCCGGAGGCGTATGCCCCCGGGCCCTGGTCCGTTCTTAGTTCGCGATCGTGAACTGCACCGAAACGTTATGATCCCCCGTCGCGTCGGTCAGGATCATCGACAGCGTGTACGTCCCGTTCGCGAGCTTGGTCGTATCGAGACCGCTCACGCCCGTGCCGGCCAAACCGCCCCACAGGAAAGGCGACGTGTACACCTTGCCCGACTGCGCGCCGTTCAGGTAGTACGCGACCTTCCGCGCGGTGGGATATTTGGTGAGGTTCGGGCCGATGCTCGACACCCCGCTCACCGTGCCTCCCGCGGTGACGCCCGTGAAATCCCCGGTCGTCGTGGGAGTCGGTGTCGGAGCCGGCGTCGTGCCGTTCGCCACCTTGAACGTGATCGTCGTCGTCTTGTCCACACCGTTCTGCGTGTAGGTCATGGCGAGCGAGTAGGTCCCGTTCGCAATCTTGGTCGTGTCAAAACCTCCCGTGCCCGTGCCGGACAGGCCGCCCCACAAGAAAGGCGACGAGTACACCTTGCCCGACTTGGCTCCGTTCAGGTAATACGCGACCTTGGAAACCCCGGTCAGCTTCGTGAGGTTCGGGCCGATGTTGACCGTTCCCGTCACGCTCTGTCCGTCCGTCACGCCCACGAAATCCGTGGTCGGCGGAGGCGTGACCGTGTTGTTGACCGTGAACTGCGTCTGCACGGTCTTCGTGGTCGTCCCCGTGGTGAGGACAGCCTGAAGCGTGTACGTGCCATTCGGGATTTTCGTCGTGTCAAATCCCGCCGCTCCCGTTCCCGTGGTGCCGCCCCAGTAGAAAGGCGAAACCGTGGACGTGCCGGAGGCCGCGCCGTTCAGCGTGTAAACGGCCTTGGTCACGTTGGGATAGGTCGTCAGGTTGGGACCGATGTTGACCGTCCCGGTCACCGTGGCGCCGTTGGACACGCCGGAAAAATCGGGGCCCGGCGGAGGCGTTACGCCGTTCAGCACTTTGAAGGCCACTTGAACCGTGTGGTCGCCGGTGCTATCGGTGTAGGTGACGGAAAGCATATGGTCTCCATTGGGAATTTTGGTCGTGTCAAAACCCGTAGCGCCGGTGCCGGAAATGCCGCCCCAATAAAACGGGGACGTGTAGACCTTGCCGGACTGCGCGCCGTTCAGGTAGTACGCGACTTTTCTGACGTCGGGATGTTTCACGAGGTTCGGATTCACGAGGATCGTGCCCGAAACCGTCTGGCCGTTGGTAAGGCCTGCGACGTCGCCGCTCGGCGGAGGATTCGTGGTGTTGTTCACGCTGAAATTGATCGTCTTCGTGCGCGTGCCCTGCGAATCCGTCAACGTGACCAGAAGCGCATGCGCGCCATTGGCGATCTTCGTCGTGTCAAACCCCGTGCTTCCGGTTCCCGCAGTGCCGCCCCAGTAAAAAGGCGAAACCGTGGAAGTTCCGGACGCCGAACCGTCGAGCGCGTAAACGACTTTCGTCACGCCCTTGTGCTGGGTGAGATCCGGGCCGACATTGATCGTGCCGTTCACCGTGGCGCCGCTGGCAAGACCGACCATCGTGACGGGCGTCACCGTCGTCGTGCTGCCGTATTCGTAAGCGCCGGCATCGACGAGAGAACCCACCACGCGGGCATTGCCGTCCAGGTCCGTGCTCGAAATCGGAAAGCCGTTGCTGCCCGCTTCAAGCGCCGGGCTGGATCCGGTCAGGTGAAAATCCTTCCCGTCCCAGTCCACGAAGCCCGGGTTCGCCCACTGGCTCGTGCCGTTGATCGTAAAGCCGGGATTCGAGTGGCCCTGCCAATAGAACGTGTTGTTGCTGTCGACCAGCGTGCCGCCGAGGTTCGTGTACATTTCGCCCGTCGTCTTCTTGCGCGCGATAACACAGTTCTCGAGCGTGACCTTGGAAGCGCCGCCGTCATTGTCCGCCTTGATGTCGAAGACGTCGTTGTCGACGAAGGTGGAATTGATGAACGTGACCGATCCCCTGCGGGCGTTCACGCCGTTGCCTTCGCCGGCAATCGGATCTTCGGCCAGGTAGCGCGCATTGCGGATAAGCGCGTTCTTGACCACGATGCTGGTGCCCCAGATCTTGAAGTTGTTCTTGTTGCCCCACACCTTGACGTTCTCGACGAGGACGTTGTTGGCCTTGATGTCAAAGCCGCCGTCCCAGTTGTCGTAGGACTCGATGTTGCGGAGCGTGATGTTGTTGCCGGCTTCGAGAATGAACCCGTCGCCGTTGCGGTACACGCTCTCGTAACCCGTGTAGATGTCCTTCGCGCCCGTCGACTTGATGTTCTCGAACAGGATGTTGCTCGGCACGGTGCCGCCGTTGTTCTCGACGCGGAAGCCGTTGCGGCTGTTCGTGGCCACGACATTGCGGATCGTCACGTTCGTGGCGCTGTTGACCTTGACCGCGAAGTGGTTGTGGTCCGTGTTGAGTCCGTCGATGACGATGAACTGGCTGCCTGGGCTGACTTCGACCGCGTCGCGGGCATTCTTCACCGTCAAATTCTCGAAACGGATGTAGTCGCTGCCCTTGGTGTCGAAGATCGGCTCGTAGTCGTTCAGCGGATCGCCGTCGATCACGACGCCGTCTTCACCGCGGATGGTAATGTAAGCGTCCGCGGTTCCGGACACCGTAATGTCGGCGGATTCCTGATACGTGCCGGCCTTGATGACGAGCGTGTCTCCCGCCTGGAGCGAAGAGATCGCCTTCTGGAGGCTCTTATACGGGTTGTTCTGGTCACCGGCATTGGTGTCCGAACCCGTGGTGGCAACGTACAGCGTACGGCCGGTGGTCTCGGCTTGGACCGTCGGCGAGCTGAGAGGACTTGCCTGGAGGAACGAATCGGCGTTCGAAACGGTTTTCGCCGCCGTCGTCGTCTGCGTGGTCGTGTCCGCAGGAGCGTCCGCAGTCGTCGTCGGCTGCAGCGTGCCCAGCGGGTCTTGAGTGAGGGCAAGTTCCGAGGCCATGGCTTGGGGAAGGCCCGTCATGCCGAAGGCGACCGCGAGCGCGATCACGATTCGTAAGCCTTTGTACCCGGCCTGAGCCCGGTCCTTGAAACGCCGCATCACCTGCTGATAAGGCCTCAGCTTATACAGCAACGGCTGGATCTTTTCTTGGATCGAAGCGCTCTCGTCCTGAGAAACGGCCTCGTTGTTCTGGTTAGTGTTGTTCATTGCGTCTCCTTTTTTTTTCAGCGGATCTAGGAGAACGCCGCAGCTACGATGAGGACAACGTGCGATATGAAGTTGCGTATTATAGAGGGGACCGCAATTTCTAAGCGTTACCCGGGCTTACAGCATCCTCGGTTAATTTCGCTTCAAAATTTCGGTTTGAATTATTCGGCTCTTGCGATTCCCACGGGGTGGGCACGATAGGCAGGCTCTCAAACTCGAATCACTCAGCGCGGAATGTAGTGCTTAGTCAATTCCCGCTGTCGGTAAAAACCTTAACACCCTTGTCGTCTGAGCGCAAGCTTTTATTTAGGAAAAACACTTAGCGGCTTGTAGGGGAAAGGAGCTAAAACATTGTAGGAAAATGTCTTGAACGGCAAAAAAAATTTTGCTTCCTCAGGGCATTCAGGGGGAAAAATTCTTCTTTTGCCCGATATCCGCTTCCGGATTTCAAAATTAGAATGACGCCACTTTGTGCAATCACCCTTGGAGGCTCTATGAAAAATGCAGCATTGAAAAAGTTTTTTATATTCTTGTCGTTGGTTTCTTTCCTTTCCTCCCCCTACGGTTTTGCCCAAGTCGTCCCTCCGGCCCAGGAACCGGGTGCCCAGCAGGAAACCACCACGCCTACGGTCACGGCTCAGGAA
This Verrucomicrobiia bacterium DNA region includes the following protein-coding sequences:
- a CDS encoding right-handed parallel beta-helix repeat-containing protein, with protein sequence MNNTNQNNEAVSQDESASIQEKIQPLLYKLRPYQQVMRRFKDRAQAGYKGLRIVIALAVAFGMTGLPQAMASELALTQDPLGTLQPTTTADAPADTTTQTTTAAKTVSNADSFLQASPLSSPTVQAETTGRTLYVATTGSDTNAGDQNNPYKSLQKAISSLQAGDTLVIKAGTYQESADITVSGTADAYITIRGEDGVVIDGDPLNDYEPIFDTKGSDYIRFENLTVKNARDAVEVSPGSQFIVIDGLNTDHNHFAVKVNSATNVTIRNVVATNSRNGFRVENNGGTVPSNILFENIKSTGAKDIYTGYESVYRNGDGFILEAGNNITLRNIESYDNWDGGFDIKANNVLVENVKVWGNKNNFKIWGTSIVVKNALIRNARYLAEDPIAGEGNGVNARRGSVTFINSTFVDNDVFDIKADNDGGASKVTLENCVIARKKTTGEMYTNLGGTLVDSNNTFYWQGHSNPGFTINGTSQWANPGFVDWDGKDFHLTGSSPALEAGSNGFPISSTDLDGNARVVGSLVDAGAYEYGSTTTVTPVTMVGLASGATVNGTINVGPDLTQHKGVTKVVYALDGSASGTSTVSPFYWGGTAGTGSTGFDTTKIANGAHALLVTLTDSQGTRTKTINFSVNNTTNPPPSGDVAGLTNGQTVSGTILVNPNLVKHPDVRKVAYYLNGAQSGKVYTSPFYWGGISGTGATGFDTTKIPNGDHMLSVTYTDSTGDHTVQVAFKVLNGVTPPPGPDFSGVSNGATVTGTVNIGPNLTTYPNVTKAVYTLNGAASGTSTVSPFYWGGTTGTGAAGFDTTKIPNGTYTLQAVLTTGTTTKTVQTQFTVNNTVTPPPTTDFVGVTDGQSVTGTVNIGPNLTKLTGVSKVAYYLNGAKSGKVYSSPFLWGGLSGTGTGGFDTTKIANGTYSLAMTYTQNGVDKTTTITFKVANGTTPAPTPTPTTTGDFTGVTAGGTVSGVSSIGPNLTKYPTARKVAYYLNGAQSGKVYTSPFLWGGLAGTGVSGLDTTKLANGTYTLSMILTDATGDHNVSVQFTIAN
- a CDS encoding endonuclease/exonuclease/phosphatase family protein, with the protein product MIARLAVSMRRLRRRFTRSYWELRLMPLSKSEGTSSSRGLIMIQIDGLSHPQMRRAVREGHMPFLEKLIEKENYEEYSHYSGLPSATPGVQGELFYGVKSCVPAFHFYDRKTSQMFTMYDAKSASEIEKQMARENRGLLEEGSSYSNIFSGGAKESHFCCATFGWQGFFKLLNPMSWTALFIFHLDILIKTLFLLVIELGLSIVDCIRGMLKGQYFFYEAQFILTRVFICVLLRELIVLGARIDIARGLPVIHVNFFGYDEQSHRRGPSSAFAHWCLRGIDAAVAQLWREARLADRREYDIWIYSDHGQEDTAPYHKLHHENIQDVLDGIFSKAAAQNPARARMGHGPSCCYAGRYYPARPSRGERDAPRNSPAPAPAPASHTAETETQTPDVIAAGMGPLCHVYSKIPLGHDERIKLAHDILVKAEVPLVLIPDEGRNALAITASGTYNLPRDASDVLGHDHPFLEEAAHDLAELCHHPYSGDLILSGWLANRKPITFPIENGSHAGIGAEETHGFALLPQDTPLPERSREYLRPSILREAALRVLGRSESVVSRETRQADVVPKTLRVACYNVHGCLGMDGKRSTDRIARVIARYSPDAIALQELDAGCKRSQEIHQAEAIAERLRMTFQFYPSFCLNGHYGNGILSHYPMRQVKVGGLPQLYKRKEFEPRGALWVELDLGGGTQVQIITTHLSLWPQERLLQTEALLGPEWLGSPLCKPPVILCGDFNSSPASQVYKRITTRLQDAQMLLEFHRPYGTWLRSYSFTRIDHMFISPDIKVTRIVVPSTELDKVASDHFPLFIDLVVSGRAARVPEHGQALGAAKAGSAGKEFSEGFVNKSEQE
- a CDS encoding response regulator: MPTRRPLPQEKRAEKILICDDESSLLRFLKQHFAGQGYRVDTAKSGHEFQRRAHRSRPDLIILDIVLPDGLGTDYYEKLLRSGFDSSVPVIFLSALAQGLPPRHGTQEGRFALFGKPFDLAKLRSEMRRLLSSVPPAARGRRVRKGRKRLVSSGLQRA
- a CDS encoding histidine kinase, with the protein product MKAVPKENKVSREFLGLEREERYRVSRYLHDTLQQNLVAAKIMLETQSAKRKDEGLKKIAKIVDDALQQSRRLSVELSPPLGFESGLRPALEWLADWAGEQYRVKVGLRFEGKDRAVPEDIGAFIVRGIQEFLAGKASRGASAGSVQMRLKMDRGLRLTIRAEARGDLREDPSLAGIQKRMELLGGSYELARDGTEVSLGFPPFLFEKGTRPDAGNP
- a CDS encoding tetratricopeptide repeat protein; translation: MRPSIFFLFLALTFCAPVHAESKPLPPNLSFLSQDFESLQVSLDRMKLASLYQEGRYDEAFSVASTLLKSAHQLHDPLLKADTLEDIAKIFQLKGRYPEAEKMFKQVMAIRKDKAGEEDPSYATAVSNLGLLYENMGEYKKALRMTHKAWKIRLKVLGADHPETAISLNNLAGLYRIHGEEDKAEECYREALRIWTESGESQTLVAKVLNNLAIVYEEQNRIDESLKMFWEAYAIRREAYGENHPSLAVLLNNMGGLYKKQGQFEKAESLYKQAEEIWVRTLGADHPYVARVRNNRALLYQQQGRLQEAEKLFREALDVARKSMGEDHPFGGQIVSNLVSLYQDSGRLQDAEALKQKYLKPETAVPVVPAAKRNSITIGQTTT
- a CDS encoding response regulator transcription factor, which encodes MATSMLKKTKVPAEDNLIQKEQKPALTSKQSRIFILDDHPIIRQGIGELINDEPDMTVCGEAENFQDAMAAVEKLKPDVILVDISLDGSSGLEFIKSLKINFPDVKALILSMHDEVLYAERALREGARGYIMKQEATEKIMDAIRHVMGGQVYLSEHMMERILEKKYGGISVDASPYEALSDRELEVFRMIGEGASTSLIAKQLHRSMKTIETYRARIKVKLNLKNNMELIRLAMNWVQSK